The Chitinophaga caeni genome segment ACTTGGGATAATAAAATATCAGCAAAGAAATCTACCAGGTAAACCAGGTTGCACAGCATTAATAACATACCTAATGTTTTTGGAACATTCCCGATTTATATACAATGTAACCGAACGGGAACAACCATAAACCTCAAAAGAGATGGTTGAATTGTAGTCCTACTTGGTATAAGTTTAATTGGAATAATAATTCGCGTGGTTTTGCCATGAACCGAATACCTCGATATATTTAGGGCTGGAAATAATGGTCAATACTGCTAAATAATGTTAAATGTTAAGCATCGAGATGCATACGCTCAGTAATACAAAAACAAGCATCGCGATACCCATCTTTTTAGTGATACGTGATAGCAACTGGTTCAATATGAATGGCAAGGCTAAAAAAGGAGGTAACAAATTACGGTGCAAGCAATGCCAAATCGGAATAGCAGTTCTGCTTCCTTAATATTTTGTGCCGTGACACCTGCATCTTTCCAGTTGATAAAACTGGTAGGGAGATAGCCGAGTGTAAAAAAGCCTGTAGGTACAACTACAAGGTAAATAAATCCAGTTAGCCGCGCTAATTTTTGCTGGGATGCCATGGGAGTTGAATTCATTGCATTATAAACTTGATCTCTAATTTACGGAAGTTATCAAGGAATAAAAAAGCGATGAATCTAAATAAGATCATCGCTTTTTTTCGTGACTCCGTCAGGATTCAAACCTGAAACCTTCTGATCCGTAGTCAGATGCTCTATTCAGTTGAGCTACGGAGCCATTATTACTGCAATTTTGCTGATTGCGGGATGCAAATGTAGGATGTTTTCCTGAAACCAACAAATCTATTTCCCTACCTTTTATAGATTTTTGTTTTCCTTATTTTTACAGCCAATTAAAAGTAAGGGAAAAGCGTGAAAATACAGTTATGGAGTATTGGAAAAGAGCATGATAGCTATATCCAGGAAGGAATGGCGCTCTTTCAGAAAAGGTTGAAACATTATACTGATTTCGAGTTAAAATTGATACCACCGGTGAAACAGGCAGCCAGCTTGTCAACTGCCGAGTTAAAAAAACAAGAAGGTAAATTGATCTTGGATCTTTTGCAGCCCAATGATTTCTTGGTGGCTCTTGACGAATATGGTAAATCATATACAACGGTTCAATTGGCTGATTTTTTACAGCAAAGGCTCAATAGCGGCACCCGCCAACTGGTACTGCTGATCGGCGGTGCATTCGGAATAGACCAGGCCGTTTTACAAAGGGCGCATCTGAAACTTTCCCTCTCCGCCCTTACCTTCCCCCACCAATTGGTGCGTTTAATCATGCTGGAGCAACTTTACCGTGCTTTCACGGTAATTAACCACGAGAAGTATCACCACCAGTAATTATTTTATTATTTTTGAATTTATAATTTACATTATGTCTATTACTTATATAATTATCATCGTAACGGTATTGATTTCTTTCACCAGCTTCAATCGCCCGGATCAATTTGACAAGCTCTGTTTTTGGCCATACGAGATCAGGGAAAAGAATCAATGGTACAGGTTTATTACGGTTGGTTTCGTGCATAGTGATTTTAATCACCTGCTGTTTAACATGTTGACCCTTTATTTTTTCAAGGATGTGGAGACAATATTTGCCATGGTTTTCGGATCAAAACTATATTTTCCCTTGTTATACTTGACAGGTTTAATCATGCCGAATATCTCCGATTATTTTAAATACAAAAATGTATTCGGTTACCGTGCTGTTGGTGCTAGTGGAGCAGTGACGGCAGTTGTATTTTCTGCTATCCTGTTTCAACCTTGGGCAATGATCTGGTTCGTGATACCTTTTATCGTGTACGGTATTTTATTCTTGGTTTATTCTGCATACATGTCAAGAAGGGAAAGCAATATTGGTCATAGTGCACACTTTTGGGGGGCCGTTTGGGGTTTGCTCTTTCCCTTGATGTTTAAGCCGGAGATATTTAATTACTTCATTCAGCAGCTATTGGCCAAGTTTAATTAAGCTATTCTAAATTTATTTATCTCCGCTGCTTCCTACTTGGAAGTCATAATTGTTCGAAACCTGGTTATTCATGTTTAAGATATATAATTTTATCATGAATAACCAGGTAACCTTGCTGTCTCGAACACCCCCATTCAGTAGAAATAACTAAAAATAAACATTGTTTTCCGGCTGAAAATACTTTAAATGTACTTGAATTCCTTCCCTGGTCAAGGATATAAGCGAAAGATGATACATTCACCCCCCCGCCAAGAGAACCCTGTAACTTCGCACCGTTGATAGCGAATGGTAGCTTGGCCATACAGTAGTAGAAAGGCCAGATCGAGCGATCAAATTGGTGGCCGTAATGGCCAATTTGTGCCCTTTTTTGGTACCTTTTTTGGGTAAA includes the following:
- a CDS encoding DUF4386 family protein, whose product is MASQQKLARLTGFIYLVVVPTGFFTLGYLPTSFINWKDAGVTAQNIKEAELLFRFGIACTVICYLLF
- a CDS encoding 23S rRNA (pseudouridine(1915)-N(3))-methyltransferase RlmH, encoding MKIQLWSIGKEHDSYIQEGMALFQKRLKHYTDFELKLIPPVKQAASLSTAELKKQEGKLILDLLQPNDFLVALDEYGKSYTTVQLADFLQQRLNSGTRQLVLLIGGAFGIDQAVLQRAHLKLSLSALTFPHQLVRLIMLEQLYRAFTVINHEKYHHQ
- a CDS encoding rhomboid family intramembrane serine protease, with translation MSITYIIIIVTVLISFTSFNRPDQFDKLCFWPYEIREKNQWYRFITVGFVHSDFNHLLFNMLTLYFFKDVETIFAMVFGSKLYFPLLYLTGLIMPNISDYFKYKNVFGYRAVGASGAVTAVVFSAILFQPWAMIWFVIPFIVYGILFLVYSAYMSRRESNIGHSAHFWGAVWGLLFPLMFKPEIFNYFIQQLLAKFN